A window from Theropithecus gelada isolate Dixy chromosome 1, Tgel_1.0, whole genome shotgun sequence encodes these proteins:
- the LOC112620900 gene encoding LOW QUALITY PROTEIN: putative olfactory receptor 10J6 (The sequence of the model RefSeq protein was modified relative to this genomic sequence to represent the inferred CDS: substituted 1 base at 1 genomic stop codon), with translation MRSSSSFLDSDSVQTHGRHVQRKNFTEVAEFVFLGFSRFYKHQITLFVVFLIMYTLTVAGNAIIMTIIHFDRHLHTPMYFFLSMLASSERVYTLVIIPQTLSSLVAQTQPISLAGCTTLLFFFVTLAINNYFLLTVMVYDRYVAICNPPRYMVIMSTRVCVQLVCGAFSIGLAMVAVQVTSIFTXPFGLRVVGHFFCDILPAMKLSCINTTVNEIINFVVSLFVILVPMGLVFISYVLIISTILKIASTEDWKKTFVTCASHLTVVIVHYGCASIACLKPKSENSTEQDLLLSVTYTIIAPLLNPVVYSLRNKEVKDALCRDMGRNIS, from the exons ATGAGATCCTCCAGCTCATTTCTGGATTCTGACTCTGTGCAGACCCATGGGAGACATG TGCAAAGAAAGAACTTCACAGAAGTAGCAGAGTTTGTTTTCCTGGGATTCTCCAGATTCTACAAACATCAGATCACTCTCTTTGTGGTTTTTCTCATCATGTACACATTAACCGTGGCTGGCAATGCCATCATCATGACCATCATCCACTTTGACCGTCACCTCCACACTCCCATGTACTTCTTCCTGAGCATGTTGGCCAGCTCTGAGAGAGTGTACACACTGGTCATCATTCCACAGACGCTCTCGAGCCTGGTAGCCCAGACCCAGCCAATCTCTCTAGCAGGTTGTACTACCCTACTGTTCTTCTTTGTTACCTTGGCCATCAACAATTACTTCTTGCTCACAGTGATGGTCTACGACCGCTATGTGGCCATCTGCAATCCCCCAAGATACATGGTCATCATGAGCACGAGGGTGTGTGTCCAGCTGGTGTGTGGAGCCTTTAGCATTGGGCTGGCCATGGTAGCTGTCCAGGTAACATCCATATTTACCTGACCTTTTGGTCTCAGGGTGGTTGGTCATTTCTTCTGTGACATCCTCCCTGCCATGAAACTCTCCTGTATTAATACCACTGTCAATGAGATAATCAATTTTGTTGTCAGTCTATTTGTCATCCTGGTCCCCATGGGTCTGGTCTTCATCTCCTATGTCCTCATCATCTCCACTATCCTCAAGATTGCCTCAACTGAGGACTGGAAGAAGACGTTTGTCACCTGTGCTTCCCACCTCACTGTGGTCATTGTCCATTATGGCTGTGCCTCCATTGCCTGCCTCAAGCCCAAGTCAGAAAACTCTACAGAACAAGACCTCCTTCTGTCAGTGACCTACACCATCATCGCTCCCCTGCTGAACCCTGTTGTTTACAGCCTAAGGAACAAGGAGGTCAAGGATGCCCTATGCAGGGACATGGGCAGAAACATTTCTTAA